AATGGATTAGATGATTTAAaccatttaaaaatagtacTCTCATGATATCTCTTAATGGATCAACCTAATGGTGTCCCCATACACTCTAAATGGTCTCTTCCTGATCTTATATAAGTCGGTTGCTTCTCGCTGAGAAGCAAGTTTGAGATTTGACTTGCTTAAGTGCTATTACTCGTTGTTGTGCTCGGGAAACTCCATCGAACGAAGTCatgaaatttattctatttttcttgttaATCGCCGTTGGACAATATGCAGAAGTGAcatgtaagatattttataagtgtgtacattattttccttttgttGCTATTCTCGTTAGTTTTTGTATGataatatagaagaaaaatgaaccaaataacaattttctaCAGAATATTTTAGAAGATCGTGTactttacaaatttctttataaattttttaattaattttgtagcgaaagaaatgcaataagaattttctaaatattttttatgtaagctatatatttctaaggaaataaaaattaatacatatataataacgtAGGTTTTGTGCCTTTCAACTATGGAGATATATTGTCCCAATCAATTAGACAACTTAGACAAGAAGTAGATGAAACAGCCGTAGATATCCAGTATAGGTTATACACTGTAGCCATTGAAATCTTTGCGAatgctattttttctttacggGATAAAGCGCACCAAAACTATGTATACCTTGTTGAGTTGATAAATTACTACAAAGAAGGTAGGTTCTTGAAGTGCACTGAGACAATGTTAACAcaacatacacatatataataaaaataaatatacaaaaattaggcacttaattataactttattttattatagctcTTTTGTGTATCAAAAATAATCCATCACAACTACTAGCAGCTATTAGTAACATCACAATAACTTACGAGAGGCAGAAAGGTGGGGTTATGATCgttaaactaaaaaatcaaGGAGAGCAAGTATCTGAAGATAAATCGTTTGAATCATCAAAAAATGATGGAAATTAAAACGTCAATATTATTACTACtaaagcaaaattttcttCTATCATCGTGGAAGACAACTAGGTACTCGACTATCAAGAGCGAACATCGattgttaataacaataagaaaTGATGTAATGAAAGATcacacaaaaataaagaatcaaATGATTCTCCAAACCACAATCTCAGAAGCACCCTAAAATaataagatgaaaaaaaaaataacgtgtTATCAAAGAATAGTTAAAGAAATAACGAAAAGGAAGGAAACCGGAGCTGCCTCTCCGGTGAACTTTGATATGGAACCTAATCTGTGTTCAAAAAACGACGATAATAAGTATATGATAAGAagacaaagaaaatttaaaagcatCTATAacaataaagttatttaactgtgtcaaaaatattatagagactatataatattttctcaatatgtatttaacatataataaatttggctataattaattttgaatattgaattgaatatttattaaaactctTGCGCACCGATTTTGACtactttcataaatttatttgctctTCGATAATGCAAATGAAACGATAAAtctgtatttaaaagaatactAAAACATCTTACGTACCTGGAAGAAACCCAGAATCTTTGCTGAATTCCAGAAGATAGGATAGTTACAGATCGCCAAAGCTGGCGGTCTTTCAGCAGGGTCGTTACATATCATCGCTTTGATGACCAGTAACGCTAGTTCTTTGTCGCTCGAGAATATTCCCTGAAGTCCTGTCAGATCGCTTTCGCCACCTATAAATTAGATTTAGCaagtaaacattatttttaatatcttttgtcTAGAAGGGGTGAGTAAATCTATAACAAACTTTATATGAATCTTTAGTTTGAAATTTCACTCAGAAAATATTGACTGCTTACAGAGAATATTGGCTTGTCGTCGTAACGGATCGCCAAAGGGATGCTTGCCGCCGGAGAGAACGTAATAGAAGACGCAGCCGAGAGAAAAAATGTCGACCGCGCATGTCGTCCTCTCTCCGTTTAGCATCTCCGGCGCTATCCAACCGTCAGTTCCGGTAACGCCAGACCTTCGCGAAAACGACACGCGACCAAGTTGAAGCTTCTTGCATAATCCAAAGTCTGATATCATTGCACGTACTTCTCCCCGAGGTCCAGGCACAGAGAGCAGAACATTGTGAGGCTTAATGTCCCTATGTACTGTacaaagattataaattttcatgaattaattcaattcttcaattttcttaaaataaagcaacgaatcatgaaagaattatattgctcctttgtaatatttcatggtTGTCgattttaaagtataatttatcgtgaaaaaacaatttattctattatagaaaaatttgctacaaaaatattttagatatatcattttttatctatgAATTTGTTGGCtaatttaaaatcgattttgttctgacaaaaataTCTAACAATTAATCATTCttgagtaaaaagaattgaaaataaaatgtttatcgtTCTAAAACTACTTTAAAACTCACCAATATCCAAGATATGTAAATGCGCCAAGCCGGATGTGGCttgatgcaaaatatttttcatagatATCTTCTCCCTGTCATATGTACCGGCCACGTAATCTTGCAAGGTGGCTTCGGCCAGCTCCAGGGCGATGTACCTGAACATACGATCCTGTTCGGTACAAAAATATCTAACTACGTTTTCATGGGCGTCTGATTCCCGCAACAGAGCCACCTCACGATCTGCGAACGTAAAACAATCCGGCAACAAACGTTTCACAGCCACAGCACGATCATCAAATTCACCTCTGAAAGAAGAAACAAGGAAATAGAGATCTTTTTTCGTATAAACCatataatacaaatgtttAAGAAAATCAAGATAAACGCCGCAGTCtgtagatattaaatatattagaaacaCACACACCTATATACAAAAGTTCCATCGCATCCTTTGCCAAGGACTTGTCCTgtgtcaaatataattttcccgACTTTCACCAAGCCCTCTCCGATGTCTTCCGGCATAACAACCGGGTAGCCTGCTTTATCAGAATTACTCGTGCGACTGCTTTCGCGCGAACCCTTAACAATCAATTTAACaatcaagatttaattaatctgattatattacaattgaAGATTATTCAATCACACATTATcaaaggaaaaatattaattttctagaGAGTGCAAAATGAGCGAAGTTGGCAAacaattatactttaatattgaCATATTTGTGTAATGTGGCCATAGTTTTACCTTGAGCGTTATCAATGACAGTTGTCGGTGTTGCTGTTTGTACCTCAAGTGTCTTGCTCTTCGGACAAACACGTACAAAACCATAATAATCATTGAAGCCGCAATGATCAACTTGACATTCTTGTTCTCCTGATTAATTATCCACATCATACTCTCGTTGTAGGTCTTCGATATAATTCTCTGCCAGCTCTGGTTACTTTCCGACTGCGCAGTATCGTTTGACACGTCTGTCTGTACAGCGACAGTTAACTTCGTCTCAGTGCTATTCGAAGTGTCCAAGATTATTGGATTGGATAATCCAGTTATTTGAAGGAGTTGATTCTGCAGTTTATATTCCACAGGAACTTTGTAGTGGCCTgagaaaattggaaatatacAACACTTttgtttgttattatttagttGACATGTAGCTGCGGCTTGCACATTACCTAAAATAATGCCATCTTTTGTGCGTTTGACGTCTTGATAACCGTCATCGTCAatgttggaaataaaaatataatcttccGGCACACTGTTATCATTCGCATGAAAATGCGACGTCAATAATGGCCCTTCCAGCAATAAATGTCCAGTGTTGTTCGGTATCGTGGCGACCAACGATGGTAAAGCATAAGGGCCATTTCGATGCTCTCCAATGTACAAAGTTggcctgaaaaaaaaaacaagaactCACTTTACTTATAAAtctttactttaatataaagttttaatctTCATTTAACTCTTTTAGGTTACTTTTCTTCACTGACTTACAATAATGAAACGTCGGTCGGTTTTGTAATAGACATTTCCAGCGATGAATCAGCGATACGCTTGAAAGGAATTGTCAGCAGTCCGTCTTTCGTTACAGTGTACATCGCTATCACCGGACTCTCAAGGTCTAATTCCCAAAGAATTTTGCCTGATCTCCTGTCCAGAGTCACAACGCGACCTCTTGAGCTCGTAGTGAAATGTACCAAGtctgaaatgaaataaaatttttatattataaaaaatataagtcaaaaagaaagaagattcTGCAATAGAAGCATTGATTTTCTCTactgtaaatttatttgatattttatatgcgaTAATGTAATGAAATCTCCAAAATGCGTCATTGTCGCATAAAAATGGCATAACGTACCATAATTGGCTGTTACATCTGGTGCCATTTGTGCAGCGGAATAATCGTAGAACGTTAGATTCCACTTCCTATCCTTGTGCTTGCTGTCGACCATGCTAATGCTGTATTCTGCACGACCAACAAAGATAGTATTCTGCATTTCCAAGGGACAGGTGTCTTTCACTTTGGTAAAACTCAGCTGTTCCTTCTCGCCGGTCGTTGGATCAATGCTGAACCAAACGTCGATCTTTTTGCCAGTGTAGAATATGCCATCGCTGCTTTTACATGGACTGTTAGCCACCAGTTGAGGGATGGTAAATGGCAGCTTTTTCAATGGTTTTGAATCCCCTGAAGAGAGATAGATAGAGCCGTCTGCATCTGGAAGAAACACTGgcctgc
Above is a genomic segment from Linepithema humile isolate Giens D197 chromosome 6, Lhum_UNIL_v1.0, whole genome shotgun sequence containing:
- the Ire1 gene encoding serine/threonine-protein kinase/endoribonuclease IRE1, with the translated sequence MREWSLVVILAILSFSAGQQVVNNLNTELVAEQDDPLLLFFTLNGSLVGVSQQSGTIRWQQNDEPAVSAYSSASQVPIDLSQTKMPVFLPDADGSIYLSSGDSKPLKKLPFTIPQLVANSPCKSSDGIFYTGKKIDVWFSIDPTTGEKEQLSFTKVKDTCPLEMQNTIFVGRAEYSISMVDSKHKDRKWNLTFYDYSAAQMAPDVTANYDLVHFTTSSRGRVVTLDRRSGKILWELDLESPVIAMYTVTKDGLLTIPFKRIADSSLEMSITKPTDVSLLPTLYIGEHRNGPYALPSLVATIPNNTGHLLLEGPLLTSHFHANDNSVPEDYIFISNIDDDGYQDVKRTKDGIILGHYKVPVEYKLQNQLLQITGLSNPIILDTSNSTETKLTVAVQTDVSNDTAQSESNQSWQRIISKTYNESMMWIINQENKNVKLIIAASMIIMVLYVFVRRARHLRYKQQHRQLSLITLKGSRESSRTSNSDKAGYPVVMPEDIGEGLVKVGKIIFDTGQVLGKGCDGTFVYRGEFDDRAVAVKRLLPDCFTFADREVALLRESDAHENVVRYFCTEQDRMFRYIALELAEATLQDYVAGTYDREKISMKNILHQATSGLAHLHILDIVHRDIKPHNVLLSVPGPRGEVRAMISDFGLCKKLQLGRVSFSRRSGVTGTDGWIAPEMLNGERTTCAVDIFSLGCVFYYVLSGGKHPFGDPLRRQANILCGESDLTGLQGIFSSDKELALLVIKAMICNDPAERPPALAICNYPIFWNSAKILGFFQDISDRVEKDQADSPALAALEACGDRVIQDDWRLHIDTEVAADLRKYRSYRGESVRDLLRALRNKKHHYRELSREAQKILGDIPDKFADYWLLRFPRLLRHVWCAMQSFRDESNLKQYYHSHYAFPSDCEGQQANVRTDGVNNTLNALSTSAILDCDVEKGWMETVNWSPARRRTRNHRKKQERKKQEDLTPWILSELKL